Proteins encoded by one window of Planktothrix tepida PCC 9214:
- the hisH gene encoding imidazole glycerol phosphate synthase subunit HisH: MSVIAVIDYDMGNLHSVCKGLEKAGANPHVTDSATEIKNADAVVLPGVGSFDPAMQHLRSRQLVEPIQDVIASGIPFLGICLGLQILFESSEEGQEPGLGIFSGTVRRFQSEPGLTIPHMGWNQLCLTQPNLPLWKTIGSEPWVYFVHSYYVDPANQNLTAATIQHGSQIVTAAIAQNNVMAVQFHPEKSSTAGLKILDNFVELVQGKTQPLVGSSTTLKI; encoded by the coding sequence ATGTCTGTGATCGCCGTTATTGACTACGATATGGGGAATTTGCACTCCGTTTGCAAAGGCTTGGAAAAAGCGGGTGCAAACCCCCACGTCACTGACTCAGCAACAGAAATTAAAAACGCAGATGCAGTTGTCTTACCCGGAGTGGGTTCCTTTGACCCCGCCATGCAACATTTGCGATCGCGTCAGTTAGTAGAACCGATTCAAGATGTGATTGCTTCGGGTATTCCGTTTTTAGGGATTTGTTTAGGCTTACAAATTCTATTTGAATCTTCAGAAGAAGGTCAAGAACCAGGCTTGGGAATATTTTCTGGAACAGTGCGACGCTTCCAGTCAGAACCGGGATTAACCATTCCCCACATGGGTTGGAATCAACTGTGTTTAACTCAACCGAATTTACCGTTGTGGAAAACCATTGGTTCTGAACCTTGGGTTTATTTTGTACATTCTTATTATGTTGATCCCGCAAATCAAAATTTAACCGCCGCCACCATTCAACATGGGAGTCAAATCGTTACGGCGGCTATTGCTCAAAATAACGTGATGGCGGTACAATTTCACCCGGAAAAATCCTCGACTGCGGGACTTAAAATTTTAGATAATTTTGTTGAATTAGTTCAAGGTAAAACTCAACCTTTAGTGGGGAGTTCTACAACCCTTAAAATTTAA
- the dapB gene encoding 4-hydroxy-tetrahydrodipicolinate reductase, producing the protein MTNSLPIPVIVNGAGGKMGREVIKAVAASPDMTLLGAIDHNPAYLEQDAGTLAGIDPLEVPIMNDREGLLAMAAQEKQLGVMVDFTHPDSVYDNIRAAIAYGVRPVVGTTGLSPTQIQELAEFADKASTGCLLIPNFSIGMVLLQQAAISASRYFDHVEIIELHHNQKADAPSGTAVQTAQLLAELGKTYNAPLVKETEKLTGARGAEAGEGIRIHSVRLPGLIAHQEVIFGAAGQIYTLRHDTSDRSCYMPGVLLAIRKVVELKTFVYGLEKIL; encoded by the coding sequence ATGACTAATTCACTTCCGATTCCTGTAATTGTTAATGGTGCTGGTGGAAAAATGGGCCGCGAGGTGATTAAAGCGGTGGCTGCTTCCCCTGATATGACCTTGTTGGGAGCGATTGATCATAACCCTGCTTATCTTGAACAAGATGCTGGAACTTTAGCGGGGATTGATCCCTTGGAAGTTCCGATTATGAATGATCGCGAAGGACTCTTAGCCATGGCAGCCCAGGAAAAACAACTGGGGGTCATGGTTGATTTTACCCATCCTGATTCAGTGTATGACAATATTCGCGCTGCGATCGCCTATGGAGTGCGTCCGGTTGTGGGAACAACGGGGTTAAGTCCAACCCAAATTCAGGAATTAGCGGAATTTGCCGATAAAGCCAGTACCGGTTGTTTACTCATTCCCAATTTCTCTATTGGAATGGTATTGTTACAACAGGCAGCAATCTCAGCGTCTCGCTATTTTGATCACGTTGAAATTATTGAATTACATCATAACCAAAAAGCCGATGCGCCCAGTGGAACAGCAGTACAAACGGCGCAATTATTAGCAGAATTAGGAAAAACCTATAACGCTCCCTTAGTTAAAGAAACGGAAAAATTAACCGGAGCCAGAGGAGCCGAAGCCGGAGAAGGAATTCGGATTCATAGTGTGCGTTTACCGGGGTTAATTGCTCATCAAGAAGTGATTTTTGGGGCGGCAGGTCAAATTTATACCTTGCGTCATGATACGAGCGATCGCTCTTGTTATATGCCCGGAGTTCTTTTAGCCATTCGCAAAGTTGTAGAACTCAAAACCTTTGTTTATGGGCTAGAAAAAATTTTATAG
- a CDS encoding phosphate ABC transporter permease, with protein MLVPITRQTFEDLIPAAATGEQYKYCWGKPRDFLKRLLVSAVCLAVWIFLEYTVEGDALKILVFIAGIISCLFWLWMPVWEASWRNAKYRKYPYAGFLQGEILDFYISEAVTEQQESVNKRGELIIIENLERRINVEVGDESGFTTLIQAPLNRNHKRLRRGQVAQMVVMSYLDDLSEINEVSDIYIPSQNLWVSDYPYVRRDIFQEISRRFQSRRSPKKAPPSSKTSAIERYDPMNRYQQRYDDPEP; from the coding sequence ATGCTTGTTCCCATAACTCGTCAAACTTTTGAAGACTTAATTCCAGCCGCTGCGACGGGTGAACAGTATAAATATTGTTGGGGAAAACCCAGAGATTTTCTGAAACGATTATTAGTTTCTGCGGTTTGTTTAGCCGTTTGGATTTTTCTGGAATATACCGTCGAAGGTGATGCGCTGAAAATCTTAGTGTTCATTGCGGGAATTATCTCCTGTTTATTTTGGTTATGGATGCCTGTTTGGGAAGCGAGTTGGCGGAATGCTAAATATCGAAAATATCCCTATGCTGGATTTTTACAGGGAGAAATTCTCGATTTTTATATTAGTGAAGCCGTGACGGAACAACAGGAATCGGTCAATAAACGGGGAGAATTGATTATTATTGAAAACTTAGAACGCCGAATTAATGTTGAAGTCGGGGATGAATCCGGGTTTACAACCTTAATTCAAGCGCCTTTAAATCGCAATCACAAACGGTTGCGTCGGGGTCAAGTTGCCCAAATGGTTGTCATGTCTTATTTAGATGATTTAAGCGAAATTAATGAAGTTTCTGATATCTATATTCCCAGCCAAAATCTTTGGGTGAGTGACTATCCTTATGTCCGTCGAGATATTTTTCAAGAAATTAGTCGCCGTTTCCAGTCCCGTCGTTCCCCGAAAAAAGCACCTCCTTCCTCCAAAACTTCCGCTATTGAACGCTATGATCCGATGAACCGTTATCAGCAAAGGTATGATGATCCAGAACCTTAA
- a CDS encoding PAS domain S-box protein has translation MKAEYQAVNILIIDDSPINLKYLGKLLSLQGYQVQLANSGELGLKVAWGTLPDVILLDIMMPGLDGYEVCQRLKGDLKTQHIPVIFVSVIEEVSEKVKAFQIGAADYLTKPLQKDEILARIHHQLTIQSLHRQLKAQNLQLRAEITTRQQLEEKFTKAFFNSPNPISLMTYDEGYFLDVNPSFLKTFGYEEFEVIGQTAIALNLWVNPEDESQLKQYLQQGNSIHNQMIQQRTKAGQIKTLLLSAELIELEEKTCILSIINDITEQELAQQDRQEAEEALRKSEKKYRNLVETSQDIIWSANLKGCYTFVNPAVKTILEYEPEEVMGRLFSHFVPLAQVSYVQKVFQPVLAGQALMRHHLINVSKSGKWVHLLVNAFPVYNAQGEVIGITGTASDITEQKTTERALQMIVEGTASKTGQEFFRSCVYYLAEVLQVRYVGVFKLLKTAPPQLVNLAFWDGEKWSDRLLYNLIGTPCEQVIKMAQSCHFSENVQILFPDDRELAELQAQSYWGIPLFDSNHDIIGILIVIDIQNKQLNVSQESILKIFADRAGAELERQLAEELLEYRSRMDHLLSHISRLFINETLENTIRSTLQEVAQFLQCDWTFIFNCNSPHAPWNITAQWWLNEPQKTYSNRVLSVQTLPWIHQQLQSKRTEILAIANLDECPDLSPQDLKTLRCIGCQSLIFIPLIKSGKTKGFMGIINFHSIEKWTIETQNWLKLIGELIAIRQTTQETQQALEKSKTRYQNLADNIPGAIYQFMLHPDGSMSLPYISSGCWDLYGISPSQAMIDVHQLFAKVHPEDLQGVLNSICDSAEYLSPWTYTWRIIPAPGQMKWLQGNARPEPQGDGSILWDGLIIDITQNKQAETVLRETAQRQQTLARMIGRMRQTLDADTIFSTTTQELRYELNSDRVGIYQFNTDGRGQFVAESFASGCQSLLYQSIHDPDFDPTILETENCVLLSLNQEDRVQDTYLRDIQEGVHRDGLSYLCIDDIYQAGFPDCYLQLLERMQVKSYLIVPIFCQTVSTATSSLVSSRLKLWGLLAVYQHFNSRQWQESEINLVVQIGAQLGVALQQVALLTHTQQQSEELCQAKEAADAANRAKSEFLANMSHELRTPLNAILGFTQLMNRDSSLSYEQQEQIKIIHRSGKHLLALINDILEMSKLEADRISLNATQFNLFQGLDYVQDLLSTKIKAKGLKFEVQRDPNLPQWIIADENKLRQILLNCLGHLMTWTEAGTLCLRVKALLPNSEILMSPSPSNSPPEAIKLEFEIETTVLNQNSLEIKDLFKPFTSVQRSLAFPEAEHLSLPMSQQFLHLMEGTMVMERSSNQGVKLTLVIPVQLGEVQSQDPVSASGKIIGLSPNQPNYRLLVVEDQIAWRCHLTQFLEQMGFQVREAENGQEGLILQRVWKPHLIVMKMWMPIMSGYEAIQRIRPEECPLDDSPEFRNSETEFEEGLPHQTIILAMIPSGSEEDKQLALSVGFDDFLCIPFQEDELLDKISEYLKVEYQYAPEFLSQRLGSLSLSPPTLSSPLVISPALEIMPPEWVEQLYYAAAQCSDRLLLQLIGQIPPEHEAMAQHLSDLVDNFHFDQVMEWAKQPEDSVRKKQ, from the coding sequence ATGAAAGCTGAATATCAAGCTGTTAATATTTTAATCATTGATGATTCTCCGATCAACCTTAAATATTTAGGAAAACTCCTGAGTTTGCAAGGCTACCAAGTGCAACTGGCTAATTCTGGGGAATTGGGATTAAAGGTTGCCTGGGGAACCCTTCCAGATGTCATCCTATTGGATATTATGATGCCCGGTTTGGATGGGTATGAAGTCTGTCAACGCCTGAAAGGCGATTTGAAAACGCAGCATATTCCGGTTATCTTTGTTAGCGTGATTGAAGAGGTTTCTGAAAAAGTAAAAGCGTTTCAAATTGGGGCGGCAGACTATCTGACTAAACCTTTACAAAAAGATGAAATTTTGGCTCGCATTCACCATCAACTAACGATCCAAAGTTTACATCGTCAATTAAAAGCCCAAAATCTGCAACTCCGGGCTGAAATTACAACCCGTCAACAACTCGAAGAAAAATTTACGAAAGCCTTTTTTAATAGTCCGAATCCTATAAGTTTAATGACCTATGATGAAGGCTATTTTTTAGATGTTAATCCCAGTTTCCTCAAAACCTTTGGGTATGAAGAATTTGAAGTAATTGGTCAAACTGCGATTGCGTTAAACCTGTGGGTTAATCCTGAAGATGAATCTCAATTAAAACAATATCTGCAACAGGGAAATTCGATTCATAACCAAATGATTCAACAGCGAACCAAAGCGGGTCAAATCAAAACGTTGTTATTATCAGCAGAATTAATTGAATTAGAAGAAAAAACTTGTATTTTATCAATTATTAATGATATTACTGAGCAAGAATTAGCTCAACAAGATCGGCAGGAAGCTGAAGAAGCTTTAAGAAAAAGTGAAAAAAAATATCGCAATTTAGTTGAAACTTCTCAAGATATTATTTGGTCAGCTAATTTAAAGGGTTGTTATACCTTTGTGAATCCAGCCGTTAAAACGATTCTGGAATACGAACCCGAAGAAGTTATGGGTCGTCTTTTTTCCCATTTTGTTCCTCTGGCTCAAGTTTCTTATGTTCAAAAAGTCTTTCAACCGGTTTTAGCTGGTCAAGCGTTGATGCGACACCACTTAATTAATGTTTCTAAATCAGGAAAATGGGTACATTTGTTAGTGAATGCGTTTCCGGTTTATAACGCTCAAGGAGAGGTGATTGGGATAACGGGAACCGCATCGGATATTACAGAACAAAAAACAACGGAACGCGCTTTACAAATGATTGTGGAAGGAACTGCTTCCAAAACAGGTCAAGAGTTTTTTCGTTCCTGCGTTTACTATTTAGCAGAAGTTTTACAAGTTCGTTATGTGGGGGTTTTTAAACTTTTAAAGACTGCTCCCCCTCAACTTGTCAATTTAGCTTTTTGGGATGGGGAAAAATGGAGCGATCGCTTGCTTTATAACTTAATAGGAACCCCCTGTGAGCAGGTGATTAAAATGGCTCAGTCCTGTCATTTTAGCGAAAATGTACAGATTTTATTTCCTGATGATCGAGAATTGGCGGAATTACAAGCCCAAAGTTATTGGGGGATTCCTTTATTTGATTCTAATCATGATATTATTGGAATATTAATTGTTATAGATATTCAAAATAAACAACTGAATGTTAGTCAAGAATCTATTCTGAAAATTTTTGCTGATCGAGCCGGGGCGGAACTGGAACGACAATTAGCAGAAGAATTATTGGAATATCGATCCCGAATGGATCATCTCCTCAGCCATATTTCTCGGCTGTTTATTAATGAAACCCTAGAAAATACAATTCGTTCTACCCTACAAGAAGTTGCTCAATTTCTCCAGTGTGATTGGACATTTATTTTTAATTGTAATTCTCCCCATGCTCCCTGGAATATTACGGCTCAATGGTGGCTGAATGAACCCCAAAAAACCTATTCTAATCGGGTTTTATCGGTGCAAACGTTACCCTGGATTCATCAACAATTACAATCCAAACGAACCGAAATTTTAGCGATCGCCAATTTGGATGAATGTCCTGATTTATCCCCTCAAGATCTCAAAACCCTGCGTTGCATCGGTTGTCAATCCCTGATTTTTATTCCCTTAATTAAATCGGGAAAAACCAAAGGATTTATGGGAATTATTAATTTCCATTCCATAGAAAAGTGGACAATAGAAACCCAAAATTGGCTGAAACTGATTGGAGAATTAATTGCAATTCGTCAAACCACTCAAGAAACCCAACAAGCCTTAGAAAAAAGTAAAACTCGCTATCAAAATTTAGCCGACAATATACCTGGGGCGATTTATCAATTTATGCTGCATCCCGATGGTTCTATGAGTTTACCCTATATTAGTTCTGGGTGTTGGGATTTATATGGGATATCTCCGTCCCAAGCGATGATAGATGTACATCAATTATTTGCCAAAGTTCATCCTGAAGATTTACAAGGAGTCCTTAATTCCATCTGTGATTCTGCTGAATATTTAAGCCCTTGGACTTATACCTGGCGAATTATCCCGGCTCCCGGTCAGATGAAATGGTTACAGGGAAATGCCCGTCCTGAACCTCAAGGCGATGGTAGCATTTTATGGGATGGTTTAATTATTGATATTACTCAAAATAAACAAGCCGAAACCGTACTACGAGAAACAGCCCAACGTCAACAGACCCTAGCCCGAATGATTGGTCGAATGCGCCAAACGTTGGATGCAGATACGATTTTCAGCACCACCACTCAAGAATTACGGTATGAATTAAACAGTGATCGAGTCGGAATTTATCAATTTAATACTGATGGTCGGGGTCAATTTGTAGCAGAATCTTTTGCATCCGGTTGTCAATCTCTACTTTATCAATCGATTCATGATCCCGATTTTGATCCAACAATTTTGGAAACTGAAAATTGCGTTTTATTGAGTTTAAACCAAGAAGATCGGGTTCAAGATACTTATCTTCGAGATATTCAAGAGGGAGTGCATCGGGATGGTCTGAGCTATTTGTGTATTGATGATATTTATCAAGCTGGATTTCCCGATTGTTATTTGCAATTGTTAGAACGAATGCAGGTCAAATCCTATTTAATTGTTCCGATTTTCTGCCAAACTGTATCAACAGCGACTTCCTCCTTGGTTTCCTCTCGGCTAAAATTGTGGGGACTGTTGGCGGTGTATCAACATTTTAATTCCCGTCAATGGCAAGAATCGGAAATTAATTTAGTCGTACAAATTGGTGCCCAATTAGGAGTGGCGTTACAACAAGTGGCGTTATTGACTCATACCCAACAACAGTCGGAAGAACTGTGTCAAGCCAAAGAGGCGGCGGATGCAGCCAACCGAGCTAAAAGTGAATTTTTAGCGAATATGAGTCATGAATTACGCACGCCTCTGAATGCAATTTTAGGCTTTACTCAACTGATGAACCGAGATTCTAGCCTGAGTTATGAGCAACAAGAACAGATCAAGATTATTCATCGAAGTGGAAAACATTTATTAGCCTTAATTAACGATATTCTGGAAATGTCGAAGTTAGAAGCTGACCGAATTAGTCTGAATGCCACCCAGTTTAATTTATTTCAGGGGTTAGATTATGTCCAAGATTTACTGAGTACCAAAATTAAAGCGAAAGGCTTAAAATTTGAGGTGCAACGAGATCCAAATCTTCCCCAATGGATTATTGCCGATGAAAATAAATTGAGGCAAATTCTTTTAAATTGTTTAGGACATTTGATGACTTGGACAGAAGCGGGAACGTTATGCTTGCGCGTTAAAGCCCTATTGCCCAATTCGGAGATTCTCATGTCCCCTTCCCCATCGAATTCTCCGCCAGAAGCCATCAAACTTGAATTTGAAATTGAAACCACCGTGTTGAATCAAAATTCCCTAGAAATTAAAGATTTATTTAAACCTTTTACCTCCGTTCAAAGGAGTCTAGCCTTTCCAGAAGCAGAACATTTGAGCTTACCCATGAGTCAACAATTTTTACATCTGATGGAAGGAACAATGGTGATGGAACGTTCCTCCAATCAAGGCGTAAAATTAACCTTAGTGATTCCTGTGCAACTTGGAGAAGTTCAATCTCAAGATCCGGTTTCTGCTTCGGGGAAAATTATCGGTTTATCCCCCAATCAACCCAACTATCGTTTGTTGGTCGTGGAAGATCAAATTGCTTGGCGTTGTCATCTAACTCAGTTTCTTGAACAAATGGGGTTTCAAGTCCGCGAAGCAGAAAATGGTCAGGAAGGTTTAATCCTTCAGCGTGTTTGGAAACCCCACTTAATTGTGATGAAGATGTGGATGCCGATTATGAGTGGTTATGAAGCCATTCAAAGAATTCGCCCGGAAGAATGTCCCCTTGACGATTCACCTGAGTTCAGAAACTCTGAAACCGAATTTGAGGAAGGACTTCCCCATCAAACGATTATTCTAGCCATGATCCCATCAGGATCGGAGGAGGATAAACAGTTGGCTTTATCGGTGGGTTTTGATGATTTTTTGTGTATTCCGTTTCAAGAGGATGAACTTTTGGACAAAATAAGTGAATATTTAAAGGTGGAATATCAATATGCGCCCGAATTTTTGTCTCAACGGCTAGGATCACTTTCCCTATCCCCCCCTACTCTTTCTTCACCTTTGGTTATTTCCCCTGCATTAGAGATTATGCCGCCAGAATGGGTCGAACAACTCTATTATGCGGCGGCTCAATGTAGTGATCGTTTGTTACTTCAGCTAATTGGTCAAATTCCACCTGAACATGAAGCAATGGCTCAACATTTGAGTGATTTAGTGGATAACTTTCACTTTGATCAAGTCATGGAATGGGCGAAACAGCCTGAAGATTCAGTGCGGAAAAAACAATGA
- a CDS encoding two-component system response regulator, whose translation MIQKQPDIYSGNILIIDDNPENLRLLSKMLIRRGYDVRQALNGIIALRAIEIQAPDLVLLDIMMPQMDGYEVCKSIKANPKTTEIPVIFLSALDEVQNKLKGFAVGAADYITKPFQFDEVLVRVQNQLSLQFARKKIVELNTELENRVKERTQQLEAVHAQLLKKALYDELTTLPNRVLFIQRLEVALNQLQADPNCQFAVLFLDCDRFKVINDSLGHSVGDQLLIAIAQRLESAFPDADILARFGGDEFAILLTHLTDPETAIKMAETIIDILAQPFSILSYPIYINASIGVAYSQPDYTRPEQILRDVDTAMYRAKYRGTSCYQVFDPSMYQNALSFLQLDTDLRTAIKEQQLAVKYQPIIALKTGKIVGFEALVCWHHPQQGLIPPAKFLPVAEETGLIIEIGNWILRQATEQIHDLQQQFQEIPLTISINLTPRQFTQSNLISQLDEILQETRLNSRSLKLEIKESAIMDNLKTAQIILNQLRQREIQLSLDDFGTGYSSLSYLHSFPVDTLKIDRSFIQGLDEIPQKLGLVPVIINIAQKMGMNVIAEGIETAEQLAQLRQLNCDFGQGYFFSEALTPEQAVNLLQSSPKW comes from the coding sequence ATGATTCAGAAACAACCTGATATTTATAGCGGCAATATTCTTATCATTGATGATAATCCTGAAAACTTACGATTATTATCAAAGATGCTGATTCGGCGTGGGTATGACGTGCGCCAAGCTTTGAATGGCATCATCGCATTAAGAGCGATTGAAATTCAAGCGCCTGATTTAGTTTTATTAGATATTATGATGCCTCAAATGGATGGGTATGAGGTTTGTAAGTCGATTAAAGCGAATCCTAAAACTACTGAAATTCCGGTGATCTTTTTAAGTGCTTTAGATGAAGTTCAAAATAAACTCAAAGGGTTTGCTGTTGGGGCGGCAGATTATATTACCAAACCCTTTCAATTTGATGAAGTTTTAGTGCGAGTCCAAAATCAACTGTCGTTACAATTTGCTCGAAAAAAAATTGTAGAATTAAATACAGAATTAGAAAACCGGGTTAAGGAACGCACCCAACAACTGGAAGCGGTTCATGCTCAACTGCTCAAAAAAGCCTTGTATGATGAGTTGACGACCTTACCCAATCGAGTTTTATTTATTCAACGTTTAGAAGTCGCTCTGAATCAGTTACAAGCTGATCCGAATTGTCAATTTGCCGTTTTATTTTTAGATTGCGATCGCTTTAAAGTGATTAATGATTCTTTAGGGCATTCCGTTGGGGATCAATTATTAATTGCCATTGCCCAACGATTAGAATCAGCCTTTCCCGATGCGGATATTTTAGCTCGATTTGGGGGAGATGAATTTGCCATTTTATTAACCCATTTAACTGACCCTGAAACCGCGATTAAAATGGCAGAAACCATTATTGATATTTTAGCTCAACCGTTTTCTATTTTATCCTATCCTATTTATATTAATGCCAGTATTGGAGTTGCCTATAGTCAACCGGACTATACCCGACCAGAACAAATTTTACGCGATGTGGATACGGCCATGTATCGTGCAAAATACCGGGGAACTTCGTGTTATCAAGTCTTTGATCCTTCTATGTACCAAAATGCCTTATCTTTTTTACAGCTTGATACCGATTTACGCACGGCGATTAAAGAACAACAATTAGCCGTTAAGTATCAACCGATTATTGCCTTAAAAACAGGTAAAATTGTTGGATTTGAAGCCTTAGTTTGTTGGCATCATCCTCAACAAGGTTTAATTCCTCCGGCTAAGTTTCTTCCAGTGGCAGAAGAAACTGGTTTAATTATAGAAATTGGCAATTGGATTTTAAGACAAGCGACAGAACAAATCCATGATTTGCAACAACAATTTCAGGAAATTCCGTTAACTATTAGTATTAATCTCACCCCGCGACAATTTACCCAAAGTAATTTAATTAGTCAACTGGATGAAATTCTTCAAGAAACTCGTCTGAATTCTCGATCTTTAAAATTAGAAATTAAAGAAAGTGCCATTATGGATAATTTGAAAACAGCACAGATTATTTTAAATCAGTTACGACAACGAGAAATTCAACTAAGTTTAGATGATTTTGGAACCGGATATTCTTCCTTGAGTTACCTCCATTCTTTTCCTGTAGATACCTTAAAAATTGATCGATCCTTTATTCAAGGATTAGATGAAATCCCGCAAAAATTAGGCTTAGTTCCGGTGATTATTAATATTGCTCAAAAGATGGGAATGAATGTGATTGCGGAAGGTATCGAAACAGCCGAGCAATTAGCACAATTAAGACAGTTAAATTGTGATTTTGGTCAAGGGTATTTTTTCTCAGAAGCGTTAACACCTGAACAAGCGGTTAATTTACTGCAATCTTCCCCGAAATGGTAG